GAGGGTCCATCCTCTCTTCTCCTTTGCCTGTTTTATAGAATATTTAGTATATAGGAAGTAcaagttaataaatatatactgtaaaaactgttagctgtggttgccagaaattcactgtaaaaattgtTTCAGATATTACAGAATGACATACATGCCCATTTTACAACTAAGGAatgcatatttacatttagtcatttagcagacgcttttatccaaagcgacttacatattttattaagtgatataatgttaatataccaatcTACTTGAACTAACGAAAAAACTAATGTTTTTCGCCATAATTTATAAATTCAGAGTTTTTACttgcaaaaaaaattgtaataaaatttcacagtattttactgtaaaactacataaaatgcaatgtttaaCTATTTATAGTTTTAACACAGTTTTATTGTAGGCTATagcatttttatgcaaaaattacaaacattttacagtgtagttgaGACTGGGGCTAAGCCTCATATCTCAGTAACAGAAGGTTTTGAGTCAAAATTGAAATGATACgaataattgttttcttttgcaaCAGTTTTGTATAATGGTTCAAAATCCTAATTAAtatgtcatttaaataaaataaaaaaatcatttaaaaaccaTATTTTAGTCATATATGCTGATTTTTACCTACATGGTTAAAGGCTATTTTAACTGTTTAGTCGGGGCAAGTTGTTACGTGGTTTATATGTTATAAATGTAAGCTACGTGtttcaatatttgtttttccatAGCAGTTATTGTTATTGACCTTATACGCTACCTTTTACATTCATGCTATTAAATAATTTTGCCAAAAACCCTATAATATTCTATTTAATGCCGTATCCCGTTGTGACAACTTACTCCATACAGCGCGACAACATGTCCAGGTactggggcatgttgtcacaaaagTAAAAGAGCGTTCTTTTTCTTCTAACAGtgcaaatgttaaatatttacagCGAAGATTTAAGTTACGTgtttaaacaaaaatttgaaattgtgagaacaatttactaaaaaaaacgAATTGTAAAaattgtgacaactagccccggtctcCCCTATAAAGATGTTTCAAGGGAGTGTTGTTACACAGAACAGTTCCTATATCTTCAAAACAAAATCACTGTTTCCGTAATTTAACATGCATTAAAACATAcaggattaaatattaattattttgaatcaaAGTAACTCTTACCGCAATCACCATTCCGAGTGTTTCCGTAAGAAACGCGCACACAATAAGAGACACGCAAACTCCACCGACACACCTGTGCATCTGAAAAAGCAGCATCAGTGAAGTATTATGCAACATACAGAACATGCACAATCAGAAGAAAACAGAAAGGAGAAGTCTGAGAACTTACCCTGAGTATCAGTCGGGTCTTTGGAGAGTAAAAACACTGGTAGGCTAATATTCCTGCTGCTTCTTGCTCCTGGTCCTCTGATGCTCCTGGGATCCGGCGCCTTTTATTGAAAGGGAATGTCTCACCTCTGACGTACTTACCTCAAAAGGTGACACTGGCAGGCTCTTCATCAATGACTCCAGAGCAAATTACCAAAGATTGAGTCTGTTTGTGTCTATGGATCAGTTAATTAGCGTCTTATTGATTATTGTATTGTCATAGAAAAGACCCATAGTTCACCTTCAAGAACCACCTATCAGATCTATTTAAGGAAATTATATTGTGGCTTTTACATTTTCCAGTTTGGCATTCCATGCTCAGCATAAGCtcacacattttacaataacAGAAACATTATTTTGCTTCAGATACTCTTAAAATGTACCACATGAATGCTTCTAAAGGATTAAAGAAATAATGTCCTTGTTGaccaataaattaataaatgttagaGTTATGTCAGGTTATTTTgcaattaaattgaaattaagttattttcTTTCGATGTGagagaaataaaaagaagaaatctttttaaaatctatactcTGAAAAAGTTTTACAAATGCAGTctttgtattcattcattcatttttttaaagcacataACACTTTATAGCGCTTAatccttattttaaaaaaccgaaggtaaaaaatatttgtattttaggcTATATTTATTATCATGTTTACAAATACACATCTTTGTGACAGGTTACACATGAACAAACCataccttttttctttttttttcagaaattatgCTCTCATTTAGTAGAGGTCCAGAGGTTAATATGTATTGGTACAAGGACCTTTGCACCTGCTCAAGTCACCCTTTTGTTATTGATCTGTGTTTACTGACATGTTAATAAAGAGATACAGAGAAACAAACACTATTCATACCACACAAGGACAttcttttaaatgctttattgAGTGCTGAAGGCAATATGGGTTCATATGTTCATATGGGTGGATTGTACAATCCAACAAAGCGCAGTTTTACAAAGCCATTCATGCATTTGTTAAGACTCAGCGACCTTAAAATTCTGTCCCACTCCAGGTAAACATACTGGCTGGCAATCATGAAAATAACAATTATTCCCAAAATAATGAACAACATGAAAAGAATTCTGATGGATTTCCTCAAAAGGCTTTGTTCCTTCTTATGTAAAGGACTCTCAGCTTCCTCATTCTGCTTCTCAGTTTCTTGAGAGCTGCGATCTTGATTGTCTGCACCACATTTCTTCTGATGATGTCCCTCAACAACTGGATGGATGACGGAGGCTGTTGGCGACGAAGCCCTTGATGAAAATGGAACAGAGTGCATACAATTCATCATCTTTCTTTTTAAGGAAATCAGTTAATACAGCTGTGTATGGTGTCTTATTTAATCTAGTAAAACACTTTTGCAGGAATTTTAGATGAATACAAAATGAGATTCCACATAACGAAATTATATGATATATTCTGTATTCGATCAGTACATTAATCTGCACAAGAAAAAGAAGCCTACCTGTAGTCATTTGCAAGATGCTCCTGGTTTAAATCCGTTTTTTGCGTTCCATGAACATTAATGAGTAATCTGAAAACGGCTCGAGAACGGCAGTGTCCAGGACAGCAGGATTTCTCtaattttactatatttactGTGTTCATGGCAGTAGATGTCTTATCGACCTATGAGACAAACATTTCAATGTCATTCAGTATATAGTTTCAGTCATGGTGTGAATTATAAAGTGACTTTAAAGGAGTTCCACGAGGTTAACCGTTATAAATAATGCTTAATCTGAAGGTAAAGATCATCTCTCGAAATGTATAGTCACTTTGGGCCAATTAGAGCTAGCTAAATGTCAACAGAtagccctgctgaaaaaacaaaatcaacatCAACCATAGAATCCATCACAGATATTCGAATGGTTtgcactacaaataccattacaaatgATCAACTTTTCAcctttaaaaccattttaaaaaatggttttctgtagtgtgttttgggacatattccattaggatttagtggttttaacaagccaccaattaCCAGTAGAAACCAACAGGCAACATTTCAGTTaccattaaaacaatacaattcccattataaccagtaaaaccattacaaattctgtgatggtttctatcgtttgtttgtttgtttgtttccagCAGGGAGCAAAaagtatttgttatatttgagGTATGTTAATACATTAAGCTGGTGCATAATTACAGTAACGTTAGCCTACTTCTCATGATTAATCGACGTACAGAATGAAATAAAAGCGCTGGAACGGGGTAATGTTTGCTATGGTTAGCCTAGGCTATTTGATGCGGGAAAACAGATCGAAGAAAATGCGCAAACTTTTGGAAAACTTCGTCGTTACTGAACCTTTTGAACGCTGTTGAACCAATACTTCGCACCCTGATTTCAGCTACTTCTGATGTTCCACTCAAAATCAAAGAAAGACAGccaaaaagagaaataaaaataataataattagactTAGTTATAATTAATCTAGTAACTACCTCAACTCCTTTCAAGCCCGTCTTCTGTTtcatttctgtgttctgtgtaACTGTAAGGGGACAAAAACAATTCACCAATTTAACAAACGATCCCGGAACATGTAAACTTGAAATCAGCGGCCtggtgttgctatggttaccacCTCACGAGAACAGAGCTTCTCACTTAAGCGTCTACTTAGCGTCAACTGAACTCATCCACGCGGAGAAGTAATAAACCGTTTTCCGTGAATGTGCGAGAGTTCCTGTTCATTAGCCGCGGTagggaaataacgagaagaataactaggtgcagtaaacggtaaaacttttttttcactaCAAACCAATGTGTtcataattacattaaaataatatggtaagacacaccagtttgcaatatcaagcagaaAAACCAGCTGTTTTGTCAAATGGCTGAAAGCGAATAACACCGGAAGCCAGTCCCATAAAATTTTCAAATGTTCGCGCGgaaaaaataaggtggataaacTTAAATTTGTAATCCATTTTTGAGGGGTTATTAAAAGATAACAATGACCTTGCCTGAACTAAAATGTAAAggcatttttaaacaatagcctattgtaatttattataaGGTTCTATAGAAAAATAGTTTCATTCAATCATTCAAATCCATAGAACTAAACTTGTTTTCATCAGATAAACCtgtttcttccaactgaacaTGCCTGAGTGGTTAGTTCAGGCCTCTATGTGAGCACCATATCAATGTCAGACAATGTTTCCCATTTATTCACTAAGAATTGAGAGTGTTTAGTTTTTATGTCCTAAATAAGCGTCTTAATTATCAAACAGGTGTGCACATCCCAAACACCCAGATCGGGATCAGGTGCAGAACAACTAAGTAAtttaaacggaaaaaaaaaaggattgaaGTTCGCACACTGAAAAGTAGCTGTTCaggattaatttattattagcaatgtttCGACCCACATAAGCGTCTTAGCATCTTATAGCCATTAATTACAATCATGTGTCTCTTTGTCCTTAGGGTCCATTATGAGATCACATCAAAGAAAGCCCTGATTTGACTCATTATGACGCATGATGTCCTGAAGACCACAACTGACTCACACTTTTGTATCTTTTGGTCTGCAGTgggctttcttttcttttctgaagAAGACTCCCTGTACAGTGATTCACATCCAGCATCCTTTCAGATTACAATGAACATCAGTCTTTTATTCACGGTTAGCCGTTTCAAACGAGcgaaaacaaacaaattcacTGTTCTTGCCGCATATTTGTTCCTTTTATGTGTGTTTAGATGTGTCTCTAGGGAGACCAACCTGGCGGGTACCataaacctttttattttagtaaaataagtttattttagAGTCCATTAACTGGCATTTCCTCCTTTTGCGTCATTTAAcattattgtcacttttgatggaTATCACCGTTCCACACAGCTGTCCGTTTCTCACCTCTGCTGAGCATATATGCTTGCTGCATTTCCGATGGATCTCAAGACACGCTCTGCCTGCGTGTTACTGTCATTGTGTTTAGCTAGAGGGACTGGATGAAATTACAAGCATAAgacaacactcttaaaaataaagtttctttattggcatttgTGGCTCCATGAAGAgcttttaacatccatggaacctctCAATTCTACAAAAGGttttttatagtggaaaaaatgttttttttagattatttaaatgtccttcacacaaaaaaaaatggttcttttaggaagtgttcaatgaaaggttctttgaggaaccagAAATTGTTCTTCTGTGGCATTCACTATGAAAACTCCCTTTTGGAACAGTCAGCTAGAAATAGTTTACCAAAAAATGGAAATTTGGAGATGTATTTTCcctccaagatgtagatgaacagatttggagaaatggtgaatgggtgccgtcagaatgagagtccaaacagctgataaaaacatcacaataatccacaccactccagtccatcaattaatgtcttgtgaagccatcattaaggtgttttaactttaaactgtcccttctggccaaaatatgagtcctctttATCCATAATAACACCTACTCTAGTACTTAATGAGAACATTGCCATGTGCTATCCCTCTCAGCAGAATATTTTATGGAAAATTgcaattaattgcattaataataactgttatttagacaaaatgcattttcatatgGTTATGCTGCTTTTAGCCTTTAGCATACAGGCAAATAATTTAGACATTCATTTGTACCAAATTGGTCTGACTCCAATTTGATTAGGTTGGCATAATTAGGTTATACTGTACACAGGGTCAAGAGAAGACTCTTGTATGAAACAACATAATCAGCTGTATAATTTTGTTAGCGGTGAGAAATGGCAATTTAAGTAAAGAATCTTAGTCTCTCCAGATTGTCTGTTTTTTGAGACAGGGATCAGGTGCACTCGTGCACGAGAACTGCAGCATGAATACTAATTTTTATGCTATATGGGATAAATAACAAGCAATATAGACAGTTTAGACTTTTTTGCTCTCAGATCATCTAGTCTTCATGTTGACTGTTTAAAAGTATAGTTGGTTTCCCTGAAAATTATGCAAAACCCTGTGACTCTGTGTAgcaataaaaactgaaaatcttattttttggcacagaaattcataatttacaaatatctctatgtattgaaatatttcatttgCATGCTGCTTATATGGTATATTAAGACCTTTAATAGTGTTTTATGATATTAATTTTAGAAAATTGGTaaacaaatatcaaaatatacaatttacattacaaatgtttttatcCCAAAAcgttttttaatatattgttattgttgatttcattttaatgtcaccaaaatggtattattattaagtaacaTGAGATGGTTTttaatgaacatttaaaaaatattttacatttaaatatattttataaattttgttgttaaaagatatttcttgttttttatttaatatttttaaaataaagttttagtttttaaacatttaaatatttttatattttataaatatttaattttattttaaatatttgttgttaattttattatttttattaaaaattaatttcgtttatttttaatgtcagaAAATTGGTAAATGATGTATTTTTCCCATATGCTCTCAGCAGAGAAAAAACATCATGTTTAAAGAAttaggagattttttttttcatccaaaaATCAATAATCACCAATAAAGCCCTTAAAAACAACAGTATTGTATTTAACATTTGTTCTATTGACATGTCAGGCATTATATCTTGTCGGCTTGATGACAGTTTTTGATGCCGATAATGAGGGAGATTTTTCGAACATACATGGCCGTACACTTTCTTCTGTTAGGTGCACGATGAGGAGCAGAAAATCTCCAGCATGTCAGGTCACACTAGCACAGAGTCAGAGCTCCTCTCACACACTCCAGCAATAACAAGCTAAAGCCTGCTGACTTTTAGTGCTTTTAGAGCAATCTCCACCGACACTGCCATCAAAGGAAATGGGACACatcacaaaatataaatgattagGTCTGTTATAAGGCAGGATGAGGCTTAAGATCAGGAGGGCTGGGTGAATGTACCATCCCATTGTCAGAGGAGAAAAACAGCGCAGGAACACAGGTGACGTCTGTAAGAACACGGTGGGAGACATTACCTCAAAGCTCCATTTCACACTGCTGTGCATCTTTTCAGAAGCTACATAGTATTAGCATTTCAATGGTAGATTGATGACGATCCTTGTGTGGAAGCTATTTGAATAATGGAGTGGGATTAGGGATTTGAAATATGTATTGAAAACTGGATTTGTCCTCATGATTTCTGGTGTGATTCAAGATACAGGCAGATGTGACTTCAAGGACAGCTGAGGAGACAATATTTCATGCACACTGCAAATTTCCTTCAGATTTAGCACAAAGAGATTGTTCAGAATGACTAAAAAAGAGTCAAAGTGTTGAAGTTTCACATGGCAAACTGAATACCGATTTATATACCTTCAATAAATCGATTCAAATGAAAAGGCACAGGAAAGATTAGGGTGTCGATTTCTCTTCATTCAGATTATTTGCAATTACAGTTTCAATTCCAGGCATAATATTAAAAGCATTCGGACAAATCTGAGCCAATAGGTCAGTGGGTCACAGAAACAGattatatttaataagaaaataaataatttctgtaaaatctgtgaaatcacacacacacacacacacatatatatatatatatatatatattaaattaccattttatatttttataatatatatttacaattttattatattttttataataaatatttattatagcttatatattttcaaaatacattgatatattttgtgaattataaaatgttatatatattaatgttacatatattttcaaaacacacacacacatatatatatatatatatatatatatatatttttttttttttaaatacaaatgttttatgAGTGATATACCAATGATAAGTTTCAAATCACTgagattttaaatgtatttgtaaaagtttcttttgcatttattgtgtccttgctaaataaaagtattaatttcttcgaAATCCTAAACGTTGGTTTTCCGTGACGTGCATCACGTGTTGTGTAATGAACTGCATTGACACATTTCACAACGCAAGGATGCGTGAAATCAGACTTGATGCTTATCTTGCAATTTAACAGTTTACAATACTGCAGTAGTATGATAGGTAAATCATGATGAGTTTATTTTGTACGTTATGAACTGTAATGCTTtctataaaaatactaaattcagaaacatacaaaatgtataacataaaataaacacacttaataaaataatgaaagtacaaataaatgcttaGGATCAGGTAGAAGATAATTTGGTTTTATGGCCGAGGGAAGTAGCCTGTATGAACTTTCAAACATTGTCATTGAATCAGGACAATGTACTTGCATGACAAACAGCCTGTGTCTTAAAGCTCTTGTTCTGGACTTTAATGAAAGCTTTATTGTGTTTTGTCAGACAGTAATTCTGAGCGAATACTCaaagtgtgtctgcctcctgtcAGCATCGACATAACAGTCTTTACCAATGTATTCTGTGCTGTTTTAAATTAGCTTTCAAAAGGTAAAGGTCAAAGTTGCATTTCTAAAGGACAAGAATGAGCTCAGTgagacagtaaaaaaaaaaaaaaaacagtatatatatatatatacacacaggtgcatctcaataaattagaatgtcgtggaaaagtacatttatttcagtaaatcaactcaaattgtgaaactcgtgtattaaataaattcagtgcacacagactgaagtagtttaagtctttggttcttttaattgtgatgattttggctcacatttaacaaaaacccaccaattcactctcaacaaattagaatacttcataagaccaataaaaaaaacatttttagtgaattgtcgaccttctggaaagtatgttcatttactgtatatgtactcaatacttggtaggggctccttttgctttaattactgcttcaattctgcgtggcatggaggtgatcagtttgtggcactgctgaggtggtatggaagcccaggtttcttgcagtggccttcagctcatctgcattttttggtctcttgtttctcattttcctcttgacaataccccatagattctctatggggttcaggtctggtgagtttgctggccagtcaatcacaccaacaccatggtcatttaaccaacttttggtgcttttggcagtgtgggcaggtgccaaatcctgctggaaaatgaaatcagcatctttaaaaagctggtcagcagaacgaaggatgaagtgctccaaaatttcttggtaaacgggtgcagtgactttggttttcaaaaaacacaatggaccaacaccagcagataacattgcaccccaaatcatctcagactgtggaaacttaacactggacttcaagcaacttgggctatgagcttctccacccttcctccagactctaggatcttggtttccaaatgaaatacaaaacttgctctcatctgaaaagaggactttggatcactgggcaacagtccagttcttctcctcagcccaggtaagacgcctctgatgttgtctgtggttcaggagtggcttaacaagaggaatacgacaactgtagccaaattccttgacacgtctgtgtgtggtggctcttgatgccttgaccccagcctcagtccattccttgtgaagttcacccaaattcttgaatcgattttgcttggcaatcctcataaggctgcggttctctcggttggttgtgcatctttttcttccacactttttccttccactcaactttctgttaacatgcttggatacagcactctatgagcagccagcttctttggcaattaaTGTTTGtagcttaccctccttgtgaagggtgtcaaagattgtcttctggacaactgtcagatcagcagtcttccccatgattgtgtagcctagcgaaccaaactgagagaccattttgaaggctcaggaaacctttgcagctgttttgagttgattagctgattggcatgtaaccatattctaatttggtggtgggtttttgttaaatgtgagccaaaatcatcacaattaaaagaaccaaagacttaaactacttcagtctgtgtgcactgaatttatttaatacacgagtttcacaatttgagttgaattactgaaataaattaacttttccacgacattctaatttattgagatgcaccatacagttgtgctcaaaattattcatacccttggtatGATCAAAGAAGACTGTGAAAATAACTCcgcattgtttatccatttgatctttcattcaaaaatttaaaaaaatctaacctttaatttaagtcaaaaagaaaaaaaagtaaaagtgggggaaaatcacattatgaaatgaatatttttttctagtatacacaatggccacaattattggtacccctaaaAAATTCTTATGActgaaatatctctgaagtatattaccattcatatttgcattttttatcacACCAAGGTGACtaggaacatgaaattatccagccatggcttcctgtttcaggAATATAAatagggaaaacaaagcccaaattcccttaatccagtggttcccaaactgGGGGGCGCGGAGTTATGATAAGGGGGGCGCGGCGAGGCTAGTGTACATACAGTCAGCCGATATTTATAGGGACGCACCgaaatttcaaaagagaaaaacgGTCCAATGAGCCGAAAATATCTGCCGAGCCGCCCGGCAGTATTCAGCGCGCaggctctcgctctctctctctctctctctctaatcacTGCCGTCGTGACACTCCGCTGAATATTCCGCTCTATGAATGTGCGCAAAGCAAAGTCCTCTCAAATAACGCGCCAACAGAAAATTTCAATGTATACTTGTTCCTTTTTGCAATAGCGCTATTGTGATGTAACGTAGTACAGCTGTACTGCACAACGGTGGTAAAATGACGCCACCCTCTCGTGACGCGATGCTCTGCTCACGTGCTCTGATAATAATAGATTTGTAGGactataaaaaaagttatatccgATTCGGTTTcatagaactgaataaaaataatatattgattgatatttaatattaataggctatattttctgtccaattttgtgttactttcaataaacgtggttattttattggcttgtgatttttaaattcagtatcattaaaattgagttaaattaaaaagtcttacaaaaatgacttaatattatttaataaaataataaataattattacaaagcagTTTTGGTTTCGGCCATTGATGTCACCTCTGATTCAACAACAAGGCTTCAGTTTAAGTCCAAGGCATTGGCTGCATTTTGGATTGGAGTGGAAAAGGACTACCCATTGCTGGGCAGGAGAGCCCTGGCAATACTCCTTCCTTTTGCCACATCCTACCTATGTGAGATAGGGTTTTCTGCGGTTGCCTCAATCAAGACAAAATACAGATCAAAGCTGGACATTGAAAATGAGCTAAGAGTGGCAGTCTCACAGCTGCATCCCGATTTGAGAGGATCTGCAGCACAAGCAAGCCCACCCAGTCACTGAAAAGACTGTGGGACTAGTAAGAATAAGTCTAAATCCTGCAgttcaaaaatgttcatttttgacaaCAAAGAGAA
This genomic stretch from Onychostoma macrolepis isolate SWU-2019 chromosome 25, ASM1243209v1, whole genome shotgun sequence harbors:
- the si:ch211-107e6.5 gene encoding uncharacterized protein si:ch211-107e6.5, producing the protein MKQKTGLKGVEVDKTSTAMNTVNIVKLEKSCCPGHCRSRAVFRLLINVHGTQKTDLNQEHLANDYRASSPTASVIHPVVEGHHQKKCGADNQDRSSQETEKQNEEAESPLHKKEQSLLRKSIRILFMLFIILGIIVIFMIASQYVYLEWDRILRSLSLNKCMNGFVKLRFVGLYNPPI